Sequence from the Bubalus kerabau isolate K-KA32 ecotype Philippines breed swamp buffalo chromosome 17, PCC_UOA_SB_1v2, whole genome shotgun sequence genome:
TGCCCAGTGCCCCAAAGAAGCACAGGGGCAGGGCAGGTGCAGGTGCCCACCCAAGGAGGGGCCCTGAGGGGACACCTTGCCTCTGCCCTATCCTGTTTCATTCCTGAAGACGGCCTGGAGTTAGGAGGGTGGGGCCCTTCTGTGACCTCACTGGGACATGGCCAAGCTCACCCCCTTGTACTTTACCATTAAAACAGCCAGTGTCTGGTGACACTTAGCCAGGAATAGGCTGTTAAGTGGGGTGAAGAGGGGCACCTCATTGTAGTGGAGGAAGTGCAGCCTGCCTTCCCCGGGCTTGCCAGGGAGTGGGCTCATGGGAGCCCAGCAAGGGGAGGCCGATGGGACAGTGCTCTGATGTACAGAAATGAGTTGTCACAGGTGACGTCACCTCCTGGTCCTTAAGACACAGGAGAGCCCTGGGAGTGGGGCCTCAGCCGTCCCTGCTACTCCTCATGCCTCCCTAAGGGGCTCCTGGGGGTGAAGAGGTTCTCCCACAGCAGCTCGTGGCCGCCAGAGCAGCCAGACCACTGGGCAACCTACTCTGCCCAGCAGAGTGGATACGGCGTGGCCTGACTGCAGTTTCTGGAACTGTCTCGGAGTCAGGTGTGTGAGGGCTCCTTGATGAGACAGACATGAAGTGAACATACATTTAACACATCAGAGCCCAGAAGACAAGTAAAGAATATTGGAAGAATTAAAGAGTTCTCACATCATAATGCAAGTTGTTTTCCAATCTGATCTATGTtcaaataaacacaatttttttttgttagactttttgtttttaaaattttttgaagtcCATCGTATTAATGCCAGATGTACAAGACAGTAGTTCATATTTGTATGTACTGGGAGATGATCACAATTAACATTTGTCACCATACACAGTCAGAGAAGGTTTTCTTGTGATGACTACTTTCAAGAGCCACTCTCTCAGCAACTTTTGTGTAAGACGTCTGTGCTACAATAACACACGGCCAGGTGCTCACTGGCATGCGGCGCTCCTCATGTAACAGCCATCGCCCAGCCTCTCACAGGTTTACATACTGGCtctgacagatgtgagagctagaccatagagaaagctgagcaccaaagaactgatgcttttgaactgtggtggagaagactcttgagagtcccttagactgcaaggagatcaaaccagtcaatcctagaggaaatcaacactaaatattcatcggaaggactgatgctgaagctgaagctccagtattttggccacctgatacgaagagctgactcactggaaaagaccctgatgctgggaaagattgaaggcaggaggagaaggggacgacagaagatgagatggctggatggcatcaccgactgaatggatagtttgagtaagctctgggagatggacagggaagcctggggtgctgcaatccatggagtggcagggtcagacacgactgagcaactgaactgactggagaTTTGAGAGGCCGGATGGTTTGAGTTCTGTGGTGAAGCACTAACATCAACCTGTCCCTACTGAGTTATTAGGTTCCTGCTTTTCCTAATTCAACCAATGGTTCATATTGAGGACACTGTTAGTGTGCTAGTTTCTGCAAAGTGCTATAGGAACAtgcctttttgtgtgtgtcaaaacaataaaaacacatTGCTGCTTTGagattaatgttttaaattaattatcattattattgggccccccagatggcactagtggtaaagaatatgcctgccaattcgggagacgtgggtttgattcctgggttgggacgatcccctggaggaggatagagcaactcactccagtattcttggctgcagaatcccatggacaggtaagcctggtggactacagtccacaaggtcgcaaagagtcagacatgactgagcgacttggcacacacacatcGTTATTATTTTGGCcgcactgcacagcttgtgggatcttaattccccgactagggactgaacccggccAGGGGTGAAAGCACAGCATCCTAATCACAAAAGCCCAGGGAATTTCTTGAGATTAACTTTTAAAATCCAGActgtgggaccttcctggtggccccgtgattaggaatccacctgccaatgcaagagacacaggtttgatccctgatccaggacgacaccacatgccacagagcaactacgcgcatgtgccacaactgagcctgtgcttgagcccaggagccgcaactgctgagcccgcacACCCCAGAGTCGGTGCTCCACAAGGGAAGTCTCTGCAAGGCGAAGCCTGCGCACGGCAATGAAGAGCAGGCCCTGCTCactgcatctagagaaagcctgcatgcagcagtgaagacccagtgcagccagaagtaaaaaaaaaaacttaaaaaatcaagACTGTGTGTCAAAGGGCTTTGAGGTCGACCCTGAAGCACCAGCTGGAGGGGGCCAGTCAGGTGAAGGTGTGGGGCAAGCAGACCCCTCTGTGAGTAACTGGAGCACAATTACAAGGAAATTCTGGGAAGCCGTGTgtaccccacccctccaggtgcTCCTCCAGAAACTTTGTGCCCAGTGAGCACTGAGTCCAGCGCCACTGGCCAGTCCTTTCAGTGGCCCTTGCAGGCCCCAGACTGGGACAAAAGCCCCTTGGCAGAGTTGTGCTGTGGAGTTCTGTGCCAAGCAGGGAGGGGCTTGTCCTGTAGCTGAAGACTTTTACAACCTTGAGCAAACAAGTGTTTGCATCAGAAGGACTCCTGCTCACTTCTTCAGTCTTCCCAACTGGGAAGCTCAGCAGGCTCTCAGCAGTCACATGGGAGCCTCAGGACTTGCTTTTCTGCATGTTCCCTAAGGATGCAAGTGTGAACTACTGAGGTGTTGAAAAAATGTGTTGGGTTGCTAGGCTGTGTGCAGCAGACTGAGGTCCTCAAGCTACAGCTTCACCTTCTCACCATTAACTCCAGACTTCAAATCTTCCCCTGGTACCCCAGCAGCACCCTGATTATGAGCAGACGAGCTGCACGAGTCTCTGGGTCTGtccaggagaagaggatggggaCTGTGTTCTCAATGAGAAGGATCCATGGCAGGATCACTGAAAAGTGTCTCAAAGACATGGGGTACTGCCTGAAtctccagaggttaagaatccacctgccaacacaggggacattggtttgatccctgggcaccTAGAGtttgagcactgcaactagagaaagactgtgcagccacaaagacctagtacagtcaaaaataaagtaaaataataaataaatctttagttaaaaaaaaaaaagacatggaagGTGAGGGCTAACATTGGATTGTGTCTGAAGAAATAAACCCCAGGCCAACGCAAGCGTTTCTTCAGCAAACATCTCCTACACAAACCCTCTGCTGCCAGAATGGAGTGTGGGTTCAGCTTCAATGGACAAAGTAATTTGTGAGGTGGATAATCCCttgctctctcccttccttctctcctgcaCTGCCTTCCCCACCCTGGCTCCTACCCTGTCACCTGGAAGCAAAGTGGTGTGACCTTGACTTACCAAGAGCTCGGCACTGAGCTTTGTTCTGAGGCCTAACAGGGCTCCCAGCAGCTTCTCCCATTTCACACCAATCACATGCCCAAAGTCTCTAGTACAAAAATTCTACTAGTATACTAGCCAACTCCACAGACACTTTCCTCTGGATCGCTGACCTTTCAGTTTAGCTGTCTGTGTCTATGTAAGGCTAGAGATTTTAAACATGACCCTATCTTCAGAGATAAGCACCACTTCCAAGTTTACTGAGAAGAGCTTTCTTGCATTTGCTAACAACTGTCATCAAAGCAAGGCTGGTACTGCCCTTGCTTCacagctgctgctgttgttcagtcgctcagttgcctccaactctttgccaccccatggactgcagcacaccaggcttccctttctttcactatctcccagagtttgctccaactcatgtccattgaatcggtgatgccatccagccatctgatcctctgttgcccccttctcctcctgccctcaatcttctcctcctgccctcaaagaccctccagcatcagggtcttttccaatgagtcggcttttcacatcaggtggtcaaagtattgaagtttcagcttcagcatcagtccttccaatgaatattcagggttgatttgcttcAGAGCTCAGCACACACCTACTAGGTATCAGGGCTCCAACCTTCCCCACAGCCTTGGCACTTGTGTTACACGCCTCCTCTGCCCTTAACATGTTCTGTCTACCTTACCGTAACCTTGTAATTCCTCACTGAGCCCCAACCTGATTTTTCTAGTACCCAAGGGTGTCTCAAGAGGGCACAAAGCTATCAGCATCAATATCAGCTACCTGTTTACTCAGTGCAGGATACAGACCTCCGAATTTCTCATTTTCCGTTATGAAACTCTTAACAGTGATCAGGTTTCGCGAGAGGAATCTTGGCGATTGCCGTGAGGGTAGGAAAGGAAGGCGGTTGCTGGGCGAAAAGGCTTACACATGGCAGATGTGTTGGCGTCGTCCCAGGCTGACCCGGGAACAGGAAGGCGCCAGGGTCCAGGGGGCGGACGCTTGCCTGGCTACTTGGTGTTTTTACAACGCTCATCTGCGTGGAAGGCAGTGTGCACAGCGGAGAGCCGGCCACCCGCGGCCGACCACGGTTCCTAGTTCTACACTCTGCGGGCTACTCGCCACCAGCGGCCGGACCACAGACCTCTGTGCGCCCAGGCTGTGGGCGACACGCTCGGGGCGCTCTGGACGCTCCTAAGTGCGCGCTCCGCCCACAAGGAGGGTGAGCGGGCTCCACGCGGCGTCCGGCGTTACAGCTTGGGACGCGGAGGGCGAGGCCTCCAGTGGCGTACTAGCAGGCTGGCAGGCCAGAGATTCGCCAGACCCAGACAACCGCTGTTCCCACAGCATGAACCACAAGAACGCCGGCAACGAAGCGCCATACCTGCCCGCGCCGCGAAGACTGCCGGGAAGGCATGGGCGTCACTCTGTGGCCCTGGCTCTGATTGGTCACAAAGCTCTGACGCTTCTGATTGGCCGGGCCCACTACCATCCCAGGGTGCTCTGGGGCACTTCCTCCTTTCCCGGCCGTGAGCCCTCGGAGGAGGTGAGTATACGGGAGCTCGGCGCCATCGCTGTTATCCGATCCCATCTGGCTCCATCCGCCGTTCCCGGGGTATACCTGTCGCCAGCGGCGTCGGGCCTTGGCCCGTGCTCTGTGCGCGCGCCGACGGGACTCTGCGCCCGGACCTAACTCGCTCCCCGTCTTACCCGCTCGCCAGGCCTTTCGGCCGCAGCCATGGCGCCCAGCCGGAATGGCATGATCCTGAAGCCCCACTTCCACAAGGACTGGCAGCGGCGCGTGGCCACGTGGTTCAACCAGCCGGCTCGCAAGATCCGTAGGTGAGCGTCCGGGAGCGAGCGCGCCCATCCCGTCCTCCGCGCGCCCGGCACGCTGCGGGAAGGGCGGACAGTGACCCCCGTTCGGCTTCTCTCTGCGCAGACGCAAGGCCCGGCAGGCCAAGGCGCGCCGCATTGCCCCGCGCCCCGCGTCCGGTCCTCTCCGGCCGGTGGTGAGATGCCCGACGGTCAGGTACCACACGAAGGTTCGTGCCGGCAGGGGCTTCAGCCTGGAGGAGCTAAGGGTGAGTGTCGACAGCCCGTGTTCTGAGACCCACTGGTTGTTCCTCGTGGCACATAGCCAAGTGATGACATTCTCCGGAATCGCTGCACTGCCATGATGAAAGTGCATTTGAACCCTTTTCCATCTGACGGCTGGGCCCTCCTGGtgtagggggtgggggtcagggagTTTTCGGGGCTTTAGCTGTTT
This genomic interval carries:
- the RPL13 gene encoding large ribosomal subunit protein eL13 isoform X2 is translated as MAPSRNGMILKPHFHKDWQRRVATWFNQPARKIRRRKARQAKARRIAPRPASGPLRPVVRCPTVRYHTKVRAGRGFSLEELRAEELKLATQLTGPVMPIRNVYKKEKARVITEEEKNFKAFASLRMARANARLFGIRAKRAKEAAEQDVEKKK